The Antechinus flavipes isolate AdamAnt ecotype Samford, QLD, Australia chromosome 4, AdamAnt_v2, whole genome shotgun sequence genomic interval atttttacacaACCTCCATTTCCGAACACATCCATTGGTCTCATCAACCCAGTGATTCACCTTTGGCAACAAAAAttacaaatggaaagaaaaaaaccccaattcATCAGAACTAATTAATGCATCTATTGAGTATCATGATCCCCAATACCTATAGGGTGGTCTGGAAATTCCTTTTTGGTCCTAGGGTTCCGTGCCCTGTTGACCAAGTCTCTCTGCTCTCATTGGGAGGTCCTAAGAGCTATTGGAGGATGGAGAAAGGAGACAGTGGAGGACCCAAAGGGACTGTATGTGAGATCCAGTTTTCTGAGCTTCTTTCTGGCTCTGGGATCTTCAGAGAGGAATGCCTGGCAAGAGCCTGCTGCTGCCAGGACTCTGTCCACTCCTGGTTCATCTCAGGTCTTGCTTTACCCTTGCTTTCCCTGACCCTGTTATCCCAGAAATACACAGAGACTTCCCTTTGCCCCCTGCTTCTCTCTCCCAAATGTCCCAGCTCCAGGCTCTTCTCCCTGGCTGAGGGAGAGAACCCTCCCTCCTGAATGGGGTTTGTGCCCTGCCTGAAGATGCTGTAAGTGGCTTCCTTCTGTGGGTCGGTGGGAGCAGCAGGAGGAGCTGGAGGTTCTggatccctccccctccccagctaGGCTAGACTAGTTCTGGGCAGGCTGAGCCTTCTGGGTCTTCCAGACATTTTCAGTCGCAGGAACCTAGACTCAGAGGAACTGGCTTCTACTCTCACCTTACTGCTTATTACTGATTTGGACAAGTTGCTCCATTTGggcccagtttccttatctgtaaaatgaagggtacGAGGGTCAGCTGGCCTCTGAGATCTCCTCCTTGCAAGATCTCTCTGGAGCATCCTTTTCTGTGTCTGGTATCTTGGAAACCCTGggactgagagaaagagagacagtgagTGGTCAGAACAGGTGGAGGTGGGTACCTGGTGTCCCATAGCAACCACGTCTCCGTGGAAACGTGCCTTCTCACATGAGGGTATCTGTGAAGTCATCCACTGTCAGGTGGCCAGGAGAGAGCCAGGATGGCAGACACTGTGCGAGTCCGATCCAGCATTCTGGGCATTGTACTCCAAACAGTCAGGATCTCTGTGCTGGTAAGGCCAGATCACggctggggaggggaagggggaaggctGATTCTCCTCTCCCGGCTCATTGAGATGTTACTCTAATCTCCCTCCTTgtattttcctttcccctcccctcactCCTCCATTCTGCCTCTAATAACTTGGTTCTCTCTCACACACCTTGAAGCCAAGGCCGGCCTTACCCCTTTAGCTCCTTGGGCTtccttccctcatctgtaaagtgagacaATTGCTGTATATGGCTTCCAGATCTGGGCTTTGATCTTTTCACCAGGAAGTCTTCCAGCTCTAAGCAAAGGGTAATAGGATTTATGCCTTAATGATCCAGAAGGGACCCCAGAGATCATCTGGTACAAGGGAGATGAGGGAATGGAGGCTCAGGGAGCGAATGGTCACATAGGAAGCTCTGAAGTATCAGAGATGAGCTTGGAACCCAGCTTCTGACTCGAGAGCCCACGAGCCATGTTACCCCATCACTCTCCCCTTCCAACTTGTCCCAGAGTATGTAACGGACCATTACAGAGATCCAGCCCTCTGGGGTGAAGGTCTAACCGGCTCCAGTCTCCCTTTCCTAACTCCATGAATCTAATCACAGGGTGGAAAGGTGAGGGACTGAAGATAGAGAGATAATGCCAGAGCATCATAGGAGGGATGAGGGATGCTTACGCTGGAGATGAGGCTGGATGATGGGCTTCAAAATCTGAAAGGATGTTATGGGAAAGAGGGATCGGAAGGGGGAGCAATGGGTGGAGGACGTGGCAAGGCAGATACTGACAATATAAAGCATTTTCTAATAGAGAGGACCAACCAAAATGGGAGAGAGCTCCTATCCCAGGAGGTTATGCAGCAAAGGCTGGTCTGGTCATCAGAGATTGTAGAGATACGACACTGGGCAGGAAGGAAGGTCTGTGGCCTTTACTCCTCTGGCCCATTCattcttaacctctctgggtctcagggTATCTGTATCTACAATTCCATGATCCACTTTCTGGCAATAGTTCATCGAGACTGTCTTAAGTCCATATTGTCATAATCTGCTAAGTCTACAGACAGAATAAGAGTtgtgatcttttttaaaaaaattttaatatctttttatttacaagttatatgcttgagtaatttttcagcattgacaattgccaaagcttttgttccaatttttcccctctttcctcccaccccctcccccagatggcaggttgaccaatacatgttaaatatgttaaagtataaattaaatacaatataaatatacatgtccaaaccattattttgctgtacaaaaagaattggactctgaaatagtgtacaattagcctgtgaaggaaatcaaaaatgcaggcgggcaaaaatgtagggattgggaatttagTGTAATGGTTGttagtcacctcccagagttcttttcccgggtgtagctggttcagttcattactgctctattaggactgatttggttcatcttattgttgaagaaggacacgtccatcagaattgatcatcatatagtatcattgttgaggtatataataatctcctcgtcctgctcatttcactcagcatcagttcatgtcagtctccccaagcctctctgtattcgtcctgctggtcatttcttacagaacaataatattccataacattcatataccacaatttacccagccattctccaattgatgggcatccactcagtttccagcttccagccactacaaacagggcagccacaaacattttgacacatacaggtccctttcccttctttagtatctctttggggtataagcccaatagaaacactgctggatcaaaggggatgcactgtttgatagctttttgggcatagtttcaaattgctctccaaaatggtgggattcattcacaactccaccaataatgcatcagtgtccctgttttcccacattccctccaacattcatcattattttttcctatcatctttccACCATGCATTTCTGCTGGACATCATGATTATTAGAGACTAAACCTGTGACGTAATGGGGCATAGAGAGCTCTCCTTGAGGAAAAACTCCCTTCATCtgctctgtaatttatagtccgATCGCCTGAGGGCCATGAGAAGTTAGGTGATTAACTCGGTTCCACACAGTTAGCACGGACCCCAGAAccttgaactcgggtcttcctacTTTCCCTCTATTCCACGCTGCCTGTCATTTCCCCATATTTATCCAGCGTCAGTTGGATCCTGATGCAAAAGTAAGTTTAAAAAATGCATCCAGCAGGAAATGGGAATCATTAACCGTTCCGATTCCTTTTCATCTTTGGGCACGTGAGACTATTTAGTTCCCTGGAAAGTCGGACAGTCGAAAACTTCCTAACTTTTTCTGTGTTCCAGACCACCTTGGCAGTCAAGGGACCCCATCTCAGACACAATCCAGAGAAATGCTAAATCTCATTTGGAGGACAGTGAAAATAAGGGGGTGATTTTtccctgtccaaggtcacaggcTCCCTTAAATCTATCCACCAAACCCTGTGGACCCCAGATCAAGGAAATGTTTCccagtccaaccctttcattggATAGAGGAGACCCAGACAAGGTATGAATTCCGGCAAAGGTCAAGTAAGGATCCAGGTGCAGAGCCCGCGGGCTGTGCCTTCTGGAGCCAGGTCCCACGGCCCTCGAGGCTGCCGAGACCCTCACTCACTATGACTGGTTTCTTGTGCCTCCCCCGTCCCCTTTAGCTTTTCCAGAATCGGATTCATCTCTACAATTTCCTGCTGCTGAAGATCTTCCTCTTCAACCACTGGGTGTCGGGGTTGGCCCAGGAAGCGGAGGGCCTGACCCCCCTCCCAGCTCACTCCTGCCTCTTCTGCCCCCTGGGCTCCGCAATGAGGGCTCTGGTGACCCTGTGGTATGTTCTGTTGTTCCGTCTGCCGAGACTGGTCCTCGTCCGCATGCTGAATTCTCCCCTCATCCTTTGCCATCTCTGCCAAGCGGCCTGCGGCTACCTAGGCCTCTTCTGGGGCACCTGGAAGAAACTGCTCCACTACTGGTTTCAGAGCTTGCTGCTCGGGGTCCTGCTGGTCCTCCTGGTCACTTGGAGGCTCTGCCAGACTGTCCACCGCTTCGGTGTGAAGCAGCTGAAGCGGCTGGTGAGTGGGCCGGGCCTGGACACAGGGAAGGGAAGCATCGGTGATCCGTGGGGGTGGTTGGTGAGGGTGGaagctggggagggaggggagggagcctGGCCAGTCAGGGAAGAGGAGAATCGTTAGCAGGCGAATGGTCTATAAGCTCGGATCGTGGGCTAGCTGGGGGTGGGTGACTGACGGCTGAGTGTTGGGATTGTCAGCGAATGTCGGGGTGACCAGTATGGGACACGATCAGAGATCATCAGAAAATGTCAGGGTGATCCATATGGGACACGATCAGAGACTGTCAGTGAATGTCGGGGTGACCAGTATGGGATACGATCAGAGACTGTCAGTGAATGTCGGGGTGATCCATATGGGACACGATCAGGGACTGTCAGTAAATGTCGGGGTGACCAGTATGGGACACGATCAGAGATCATCAGAAAATGTCGGGGTGATCCATATGGGACACGATCAGGGATTGTCAGCGAATGTCGGGGTGATCCATATGGGACACGATCAGGGACTGTCAGTGAATGTCGGGGTGATCCATATGGGACACGATCAGGGATTGTCAGTGAATGTCGGGGTGATCCATATGGGACACGATCAGGGACTGTCAGTGAATGTCGGGGTGATCCATATGGGACACGATCAGGGATTGTCAGTGAATGTCGGGGTGATCCATATGGGACACGATCAGGGACTGTCAGTGAATGTCGGGGTGATCCATATGGGACACGATCAGGGACTCTCAGTGAATGTCGGGGTGATCCATATGGGATACGATCAGAGACTGTCAGTGAATGTCGGGGTGATCCATATGGGATACGATCAGAGACTGTCAGTGAATGTCGGGGTGATCCATATGGGATACGATCAGAGACTGTCAGTGAAT includes:
- the TMEM270 gene encoding transmembrane protein 270 isoform X1, producing MADTVRVRSSILGIVLQTVRISVLLFQNRIHLYNFLLLKIFLFNHWVSGLAQEAEGLTPLPAHSCLFCPLGSAMRALVTLWYVLLFRLPRLVLVRMLNSPLILCHLCQAACGYLGLFWGTWKKLLHYWFQSLLLGVLLVLLVTWRLCQTVHRFGVKQLKRLALLDNRFSLEFLGLLRQLYWHVESTAALTSWHLAYVVTWATCLASHMLQAAFEHTAQLAQAQEGEMDMMWEDSTMGSLLPEELKALDE
- the TMEM270 gene encoding transmembrane protein 270 isoform X2 → MFPSPTLSLDRGDPDKLFQNRIHLYNFLLLKIFLFNHWVSGLAQEAEGLTPLPAHSCLFCPLGSAMRALVTLWYVLLFRLPRLVLVRMLNSPLILCHLCQAACGYLGLFWGTWKKLLHYWFQSLLLGVLLVLLVTWRLCQTVHRFGVKQLKRLALLDNRFSLEFLGLLRQLYWHVESTAALTSWHLAYVVTWATCLASHMLQAAFEHTAQLAQAQEGEMDMMWEDSTMGSLLPEELKALDE
- the TMEM270 gene encoding transmembrane protein 270 isoform X3: MELFQNRIHLYNFLLLKIFLFNHWVSGLAQEAEGLTPLPAHSCLFCPLGSAMRALVTLWYVLLFRLPRLVLVRMLNSPLILCHLCQAACGYLGLFWGTWKKLLHYWFQSLLLGVLLVLLVTWRLCQTVHRFGVKQLKRLALLDNRFSLEFLGLLRQLYWHVESTAALTSWHLAYVVTWATCLASHMLQAAFEHTAQLAQAQEGEMDMMWEDSTMGSLLPEELKALDE